The proteins below are encoded in one region of Rhodopirellula halodulae:
- a CDS encoding B12-binding domain-containing radical SAM protein — protein MQTTPTPSSLPDFSRLPESPDAPVRCLLIQPRFEQTNYWNFVESAKAIGAKATAPPLGLMTVAALLPQQWEFRLADQNVDEVNEEDWQWADVVCTGGMLPQQPGILQWVQRANAEGKFIVVGGPDPTSQPQIYQDADAVIVGEGELTIPMWLDAWRDGNPKGQFESPHKPDVTQTPTPRFDLVDFNDYLHVGVQSSRGCPYNCEFCDIIELFGRRPRVKTPDQFLAELQRLYDLGYRGWVDFTDDNFIGNRKLIKPLLVALKQWNEEHNYPFVFSTEASINLADDKELLELMRDVQFRYVFLGIESPDEETLIHTQKRINTVHPIIERVRTIYDHGISVAAGLIIGFDTDKPGTDGPMIRFIQESGITLSMVGLLSALPNTQLTRRLAKERRLIDSEHNWIQDDAANYELRSAESKDQTISGMNFVTMRDRVEIYQELRNIIEHVYSPRAFMDRVIDTASRIKIVNKHVPNGWEFRRMFKGFRTIAWRMLRDKRTRYLYLRNFARAAWMGPTKFEYAHTVMGSFLHFDLQTRKMLEALDVSIDFAKNHATYPRSVADMPAFSNHDSATSLPIADASSCDSAASA, from the coding sequence ATGCAAACGACGCCCACTCCGTCCAGCTTGCCAGATTTTTCACGGCTCCCTGAGAGCCCCGATGCTCCGGTTCGTTGTCTTCTCATTCAGCCGCGTTTTGAACAAACGAACTACTGGAACTTCGTCGAAAGTGCCAAAGCGATCGGTGCCAAAGCGACCGCTCCGCCGTTGGGATTGATGACGGTCGCCGCGTTGTTGCCTCAACAATGGGAGTTTCGCCTCGCGGATCAAAATGTGGACGAGGTGAACGAGGAGGATTGGCAATGGGCCGATGTTGTCTGCACGGGCGGCATGCTGCCTCAGCAACCCGGCATCTTGCAATGGGTTCAGCGGGCCAACGCGGAAGGCAAGTTCATTGTAGTTGGGGGGCCGGATCCGACGAGCCAGCCGCAGATCTATCAAGACGCGGACGCGGTGATCGTTGGCGAAGGTGAACTGACCATTCCGATGTGGCTCGACGCATGGCGAGATGGGAACCCCAAGGGGCAATTTGAATCGCCGCACAAGCCCGATGTCACTCAAACACCGACGCCTCGTTTTGATCTCGTCGACTTCAATGACTATCTGCACGTGGGCGTCCAGTCTTCGCGAGGCTGTCCGTACAACTGTGAGTTCTGCGACATCATCGAGCTGTTCGGCCGCCGACCACGCGTGAAGACGCCCGATCAGTTTCTGGCCGAGCTACAGCGGCTTTACGATCTCGGCTACCGAGGTTGGGTTGATTTCACTGATGACAATTTCATTGGCAACCGCAAGCTGATCAAACCGCTGTTGGTGGCACTCAAGCAGTGGAACGAAGAACACAATTATCCTTTTGTGTTTTCCACCGAAGCCAGTATCAACTTGGCGGATGACAAAGAGCTACTGGAACTGATGCGAGACGTGCAGTTTCGTTATGTCTTTTTGGGGATTGAATCGCCCGATGAGGAGACATTGATTCACACTCAAAAGCGAATCAATACGGTGCACCCGATCATCGAACGAGTTCGAACGATCTACGATCATGGGATTTCCGTCGCCGCTGGGTTGATCATCGGATTCGATACGGACAAACCCGGCACGGATGGGCCGATGATCCGGTTCATTCAAGAGAGTGGCATCACGCTTTCCATGGTTGGCTTGTTGTCGGCGCTGCCCAACACGCAGCTCACCCGGCGTCTGGCGAAGGAACGTCGTTTGATTGACTCCGAACACAACTGGATTCAAGACGACGCGGCAAACTACGAGCTGCGAAGCGCCGAATCGAAAGATCAAACGATCAGCGGGATGAACTTTGTCACGATGCGTGACCGAGTGGAAATCTACCAAGAGCTCCGCAACATCATCGAGCATGTCTACTCGCCGCGGGCTTTCATGGACCGTGTGATCGACACCGCCTCGCGAATCAAAATCGTCAACAAGCACGTTCCCAATGGCTGGGAATTTCGGCGAATGTTCAAGGGCTTTCGAACGATTGCTTGGCGGATGCTTCGCGATAAACGAACCCGGTATCTGTATCTGCGAAACTTTGCCAGAGCGGCGTGGATGGGGCCGACGAAGTTTGAATATGCCCACACTGTGATGGGTAGTTTCCTGCACTTCGATCTGCAGACACGCAAGATGCTGGAAGCTCTAGACGTCAGCATCGATTTCGCGAAGAACCACGCGACGTACCCAAGAAGCGTGGCCGACATGCCGGCGTTCAGCAATCACGACTCGGCAACCTCGCTGCCAATCGCTGACGCATCCAGTTGCGACTCCGCCGCTTCTGCCTGA
- a CDS encoding type I polyketide synthase, translating to MPHSPSLGMPLITGASGMLGSYVMAEMLRAGRLCAVLVRGKGKQSASQRVDHILSRYETAWQTKLVRPTILEGDLLQPGLGLSNEAIDWASQNCDRILHSAASLSFLPADPEGDNEPYRTNVDGTREVIAMARRMGLTQFHHVSTAYVCGKRSGRVKESEGDVGQSFANDYERSKLIAEGIVREAFTGRDLTIYRPSIVIDRTGLSPVSGDRTIYGAFSMYQMLASRFGLPSDGQWFRDLGFAGNECKNIVDVDWIARAICKIISTPRLHGRTYHLTTRDGSSIESLDAAFHTATTQWLATRKPDRVSASRPSNSDRSASPSQTRKELDQMADPFVKTFLPYFRDDPTFDRENIDDVIATTHLDDTPAIGTEELLQMISNWTAPTTKQPTGKKRSARTADSAAEGDKRTSVARSPEAAISEGNPNDCVICGFEVRLPGGVDNARAFEEMLFDGRSVIAPMPSDRLDRELYFDSKRGVPGKTYTQLGGCVSPAPLDPDVERQIESLGTFDLTHRQFAQVAVAAMKSAAAANQSFSFDPMRAGVFVGHSGGTELGGPLAMATMADSAMELVEQTSNVQALDAGTREGLKRSVANAIRQDRPRHQANHLPEFNAYSAASLAARMLGFQGRREVIDAACSSSLLALQHAASAIEADRIDLAVVGGATFNNVDNLALFSQSGACSETGSYPFDNRASGLISSEGYVAVVIARRSVAEANQMPILATLRGVGVASDGKGKGLWAPRSAGQQTAMQRAVDSQPLNIDYLECHATSTQVGDATELESLTQLLAGKSGNGPLPIGSVKSNLGHLLEAAGLVGVAKCLLAIQRGEIPPSINFSQPTERHDWQNSPVRIVDRVEPWTQRTSSRGKVAAVNAFGIGGLNAHAVIEEKPSTTLNSRTTASSREAEPIAIVGRGVVLPDAPNLDAFRELLTSSRSAISDPPPGRWMQRAADGAWIGVTNRSQYGEIGYSTPHCRGGYIRDFKFDAQSYRIPPKMVANANPAQLMLIEAVRQAMDEFDGGQWSVDRQKVGVVVGTIFGGQFSNELQVGLRLPEITRLVTRQLRELGWSDLQAQATADELRQVTLDKYGALLDETGGFTASTLASRIARTFDLMGGAFAVDADEASGGLALITAMEQLHAGKMDLAICGVTQRGMDLVAFEQLARKNQLLTTGHPQDLPHDGSQIIPGEGVAVLTLQRLSDAKANGRKILGILTKPTESFTSDVRGARAAAAQDSERNQIISARKLVGQIGHLGGGQGIVRTIAATLSPSFGSAAAPHEAIRIHEVADDGYQVNYSVAPQMNYESASLSSDESTLISPSTALESRAESTPSPNFRENVVAATSPESGDCITTRIQCFSFEALQTALRQIAEGVTPNDSVVEQFDSFAHRCYRAVLLGDNQPEIASAASAALSGPIRERKSGGLVRHDGWVWMPSSRPSELLPRAAWLFPGQGSQYAEAPAWLKSDDAEASRAFLQSFDGELQAMGLPAVSDRLHDPDQQLGRDVWWTQAWVLAVGSMFSDALLRSGLRPDVVLGHSFGECTAAWCAGVVPTRQAIEFAKSRSDSVVMTTRERGELLSVRGAPSQVDAALLSSDIRYTISHHNSRQQTVIAGSPDQMRAAKETLASAGMASVVIPVPAAFHTPEMMPAQEMLRARFTGQNARPPRFAFLSAVSNRYLAEPADIVDNLVTQLTRPVCFSGAVERLAHDGCELMVEVGPNNVLTRLAGSTVEPHVLCLSADERGRTPHRQLKLLKLAYEALGQTLDQSVSPSMPTSPASRPRHSQNGHVAMQNGHATSVPVSAATTLQTQQQPTFEVVDVTRRSRRQADQCADPQNDASNMNSMLATPVSSNGSASQATIDSPIAPPSPATVAPTKAANAMASPASTATDLQRMQSARSFLFDLVVDLTGYDPEVIEFDADLEAELGVDSIKKAQLIGEIVQWGNLEVDTQSMRLAQFASLNDILQLVGDPSSIENAPEPSTAYSNQASPGTEELPLPESGSDLADSLKRLMIDLVVDQTGYDEDIIDMDADLEAELGIDSIKRAQLLGELEQQYELQSLRQSNLKLSDFPTLSSIHTFVMDQIEGREPSSEKKNASLNERPTAESGEQDAPATGTHRFVMRTRKANRRDGMPTSPNLNGAALILGDNDVADSLARRCLEQGVEVYHLNRPSSMEALDAELDRIWQIEPTPHLFLTTPHDAGACWSTFDVESWRQRHADALATPYRVCQRWMQHMIDDDRMSQSSLVTTLKLGGEFGFDAMTSAAQSNVAIHSRSAESGGLAGLTKAMLIEAWMRGFRDTPMLVVEGIDGSSADEIADGVFRELAVPSYDEEVAVQGQERIATRAVYQPLDISSQQTPRLTRGGNWVVAGGGRGITAMTAMELAQRHDLKLHLLGMAPVPQIDAEMRAHAKRDRADLRRVVMARIQKEGGNPVKTWRQLEKAIEIDLTLEECRERSIQATYHSVNVSDAEAVQAALSKIRSTDGPIRGVIQGAGSGQDARFDRKRPDKVAQCFSAKVDGTISLAAATQNDPLEWFIGYGSISGRFGANGHTDYSAANDMLAKLIGRLRQQRPQTRCVTFHWHAWGDVGMATKPEAKLALDMIGMEFMPAEEGLQHFLREVEHGGNEAEVLITDRRYVRKFFPSESSRWIESPDRPSPMLDPTERMDDSNPETFAVTLHPQNDLFLKDHLVVGRPTLPFVMAIEMLAEAARWNSSQQVTRCRDVVASMPLKFATDDPLAIEILKSDASSSDRWSLVSDLRRKDGRLVQSRRQHFSAAFDLGSPTTKRGSIEVARVEELPVPYVDETAPVYHGPSLQCLRSIGFLNVAGSATATSTDKPVAVGTIVAPSPAHLAGESRPLMGWVLSPATMDAVLYAAGMLAYRVGGNPSLPISFDTIDFGRLPDPGEPLRVQVRWEEDIPGKGPESAAGGRLSALLLGQNQDVILQLHGYRVGWLR from the coding sequence ATGCCCCACTCGCCTTCTCTCGGAATGCCATTGATCACAGGAGCCAGCGGCATGCTGGGCTCTTACGTGATGGCGGAGATGCTACGTGCGGGCCGATTGTGTGCCGTCCTGGTGCGAGGCAAAGGCAAACAATCCGCATCGCAACGAGTGGATCACATCCTCAGCCGATACGAAACGGCTTGGCAAACAAAGCTCGTTCGTCCAACGATTTTGGAAGGAGATCTGCTGCAACCTGGTTTAGGCCTCAGCAACGAAGCCATCGACTGGGCCAGCCAAAATTGCGATCGAATTCTGCACAGCGCTGCCAGCTTGAGTTTTCTGCCGGCTGACCCCGAAGGCGACAACGAACCCTATCGCACCAACGTCGATGGGACTCGCGAGGTCATTGCGATGGCCCGCCGAATGGGACTCACCCAGTTTCATCACGTTTCCACCGCCTACGTCTGCGGCAAGCGATCGGGACGAGTCAAGGAGTCCGAAGGAGACGTCGGTCAATCGTTCGCCAATGACTACGAACGCAGCAAACTGATCGCCGAAGGAATTGTCCGCGAGGCCTTCACCGGTCGGGATCTAACCATCTACCGTCCTTCGATTGTGATTGACCGCACGGGTTTGTCGCCGGTGTCCGGTGATCGCACGATCTACGGTGCGTTCTCGATGTATCAAATGCTGGCGTCTCGATTTGGTCTGCCGAGCGACGGTCAATGGTTTCGCGATTTGGGTTTTGCCGGCAATGAATGCAAGAACATTGTCGATGTGGATTGGATTGCCCGTGCGATTTGCAAGATCATCAGCACGCCACGTCTGCACGGTCGGACTTACCACCTGACGACTCGCGACGGCAGCTCCATCGAATCGTTGGACGCCGCATTCCACACAGCCACAACGCAGTGGCTGGCCACCCGCAAGCCAGATCGAGTGTCTGCGTCACGGCCATCCAACTCCGACCGAAGTGCGTCTCCATCGCAAACTCGAAAAGAGCTGGATCAGATGGCCGATCCGTTTGTCAAAACGTTCTTGCCGTATTTCCGCGACGACCCAACCTTTGATCGTGAAAACATCGACGACGTGATCGCAACGACGCATCTGGATGACACTCCGGCCATTGGCACCGAGGAGTTGTTGCAGATGATCAGCAATTGGACGGCTCCCACGACGAAGCAACCCACCGGGAAGAAGCGCTCGGCAAGGACAGCTGACTCCGCCGCCGAAGGCGACAAGCGAACTTCCGTTGCCCGATCGCCAGAAGCCGCCATCTCAGAAGGCAATCCAAACGATTGTGTCATTTGCGGGTTTGAAGTTCGGCTCCCCGGAGGCGTCGATAACGCTCGGGCTTTTGAAGAAATGCTGTTCGATGGGCGGTCCGTCATCGCCCCGATGCCGAGCGACCGTTTGGATCGCGAACTGTACTTCGATTCCAAACGCGGAGTGCCAGGCAAGACCTACACTCAGCTCGGTGGATGCGTCTCGCCCGCGCCACTGGATCCCGATGTCGAGCGTCAAATTGAGTCTTTGGGCACGTTTGACTTGACCCATCGGCAATTCGCTCAGGTGGCGGTCGCGGCGATGAAGTCAGCGGCGGCCGCGAACCAATCGTTCTCGTTTGATCCAATGCGAGCCGGTGTGTTTGTCGGACATAGCGGTGGCACCGAACTTGGTGGCCCGCTAGCGATGGCGACGATGGCTGATTCCGCGATGGAATTGGTCGAGCAAACTTCCAACGTTCAAGCGTTGGATGCTGGCACGCGAGAGGGACTGAAACGGTCCGTCGCCAACGCCATTCGCCAAGATCGCCCACGTCATCAAGCCAACCATCTCCCGGAGTTCAACGCGTACTCCGCCGCATCGTTGGCCGCCAGGATGCTCGGCTTCCAAGGTCGACGCGAAGTCATTGATGCGGCTTGTTCCTCGTCACTGTTGGCGTTGCAACATGCCGCCTCGGCGATTGAAGCCGACCGAATTGATCTCGCGGTGGTTGGCGGAGCAACATTCAACAACGTCGACAACTTGGCTTTGTTCTCGCAATCGGGCGCGTGCAGTGAGACGGGCTCTTACCCGTTTGACAATCGAGCCAGCGGGCTGATTAGCAGCGAAGGGTACGTCGCGGTGGTGATCGCGCGGCGCAGCGTCGCCGAAGCGAACCAGATGCCGATCTTGGCCACACTGCGTGGGGTTGGTGTTGCTTCCGACGGAAAAGGCAAGGGCCTGTGGGCGCCCCGCAGCGCAGGCCAGCAAACGGCGATGCAACGTGCCGTTGACTCGCAACCACTCAACATTGATTACTTGGAGTGTCATGCCACCAGCACGCAGGTCGGTGATGCGACGGAGCTTGAAAGCCTGACTCAATTGCTGGCCGGAAAGAGCGGCAACGGCCCACTTCCCATCGGCAGTGTGAAGAGCAATCTGGGGCACCTGTTGGAAGCGGCTGGTTTGGTCGGCGTTGCGAAGTGCCTGCTGGCAATCCAACGCGGTGAAATTCCACCGTCCATCAATTTCTCACAGCCGACCGAACGACACGACTGGCAAAATTCGCCGGTACGAATTGTTGACCGCGTGGAACCCTGGACACAACGGACTTCATCGCGTGGAAAAGTCGCCGCGGTCAACGCATTTGGCATCGGTGGCTTGAACGCTCACGCGGTGATTGAAGAAAAGCCGTCCACAACATTGAATTCCCGCACAACAGCTAGTTCGCGAGAAGCCGAGCCGATCGCAATCGTTGGTCGCGGTGTGGTGCTTCCGGACGCGCCGAACTTGGATGCATTCCGCGAATTGTTGACTTCGAGTCGTTCCGCGATCAGTGATCCTCCGCCCGGTCGATGGATGCAGCGTGCGGCGGACGGAGCCTGGATTGGTGTCACCAATCGCTCACAGTACGGCGAGATTGGTTACAGCACACCGCATTGCCGTGGCGGCTACATTCGCGACTTCAAGTTTGACGCCCAGTCCTATCGCATTCCGCCCAAGATGGTGGCCAACGCCAATCCGGCTCAACTGATGCTGATCGAAGCCGTTCGACAAGCGATGGATGAGTTCGATGGCGGCCAATGGTCCGTCGATCGGCAAAAAGTCGGTGTCGTTGTCGGAACGATCTTTGGTGGCCAATTCAGCAACGAATTGCAGGTTGGTTTGCGTCTGCCAGAGATCACTCGGTTGGTCACGCGGCAACTGCGGGAATTGGGTTGGTCCGACCTCCAAGCCCAGGCGACCGCCGACGAATTGCGTCAAGTCACGCTCGACAAATACGGTGCTTTGCTTGACGAAACCGGCGGGTTCACCGCCAGCACACTGGCATCACGGATTGCGCGCACATTCGATTTGATGGGCGGTGCTTTCGCGGTCGATGCTGACGAAGCCTCCGGCGGTCTCGCGCTGATCACCGCGATGGAACAACTGCATGCCGGCAAAATGGACTTGGCCATTTGCGGCGTCACTCAGCGCGGCATGGACTTGGTCGCGTTCGAACAGTTGGCTCGCAAGAATCAGCTCCTCACCACCGGGCATCCCCAAGATCTTCCGCACGATGGATCGCAGATCATCCCGGGTGAAGGCGTTGCCGTGTTGACCCTTCAACGCCTCAGCGATGCGAAAGCCAACGGCCGTAAGATTCTCGGAATTCTCACCAAACCTACCGAGAGCTTCACGAGCGATGTTCGGGGCGCGCGTGCCGCAGCGGCTCAGGATTCCGAAAGAAATCAAATAATTTCCGCACGAAAACTGGTGGGACAAATCGGCCACTTGGGCGGTGGTCAGGGCATCGTTCGAACAATAGCGGCAACATTGTCGCCTTCCTTCGGTTCCGCAGCAGCACCTCACGAAGCGATACGCATCCACGAAGTTGCCGACGACGGCTATCAAGTGAATTATAGTGTCGCCCCCCAGATGAACTATGAGTCTGCATCCTTGTCTTCTGATGAGTCAACTTTGATTTCGCCATCAACCGCTTTGGAATCCCGAGCCGAATCGACTCCTTCGCCGAACTTTCGCGAAAACGTCGTGGCGGCCACATCGCCGGAATCGGGAGACTGCATCACAACTCGGATTCAGTGCTTTTCCTTCGAGGCATTGCAAACGGCTCTTCGCCAAATCGCGGAAGGCGTCACGCCAAACGATTCTGTCGTTGAGCAATTCGACTCCTTCGCCCACCGATGCTATCGAGCCGTCTTGCTGGGTGACAACCAACCGGAAATCGCGTCCGCCGCATCAGCAGCACTCAGCGGCCCCATCCGAGAACGAAAATCAGGTGGCTTGGTTCGTCATGATGGCTGGGTTTGGATGCCGTCCTCTCGCCCGAGCGAACTCCTGCCCCGCGCGGCTTGGTTGTTCCCCGGACAAGGTTCGCAATACGCGGAGGCCCCGGCTTGGCTGAAGTCCGACGATGCCGAGGCGAGCCGAGCATTCTTGCAGTCGTTTGATGGTGAGCTGCAAGCCATGGGATTGCCCGCGGTTTCGGATCGCCTGCATGATCCTGATCAGCAACTCGGTCGTGATGTCTGGTGGACTCAAGCGTGGGTGTTGGCCGTTGGGTCAATGTTCTCCGATGCATTGCTGCGATCTGGACTGCGTCCTGACGTTGTTTTGGGTCACAGCTTTGGCGAATGCACGGCAGCATGGTGCGCCGGCGTCGTACCGACTCGCCAAGCCATCGAGTTTGCCAAGTCGCGAAGTGATAGCGTCGTGATGACGACTCGCGAACGAGGGGAATTGCTCTCGGTTCGTGGCGCACCTTCCCAAGTCGATGCGGCACTCCTGTCGAGCGACATCCGATACACGATTTCGCATCACAATTCGCGTCAGCAAACGGTCATCGCCGGTTCGCCTGACCAAATGCGTGCTGCGAAGGAGACGTTGGCCTCCGCGGGCATGGCGTCGGTCGTGATTCCCGTTCCCGCTGCATTCCACACTCCCGAGATGATGCCCGCGCAGGAGATGCTGCGCGCTCGATTCACCGGTCAAAACGCTCGACCACCTCGCTTCGCATTTTTGTCCGCAGTCTCCAATCGCTACTTGGCTGAACCCGCGGACATTGTCGACAACCTAGTCACCCAATTGACGCGTCCCGTTTGCTTCAGCGGTGCGGTGGAACGATTGGCTCATGATGGTTGTGAATTGATGGTCGAGGTTGGCCCGAACAATGTCCTCACACGACTGGCGGGCTCCACCGTTGAACCGCACGTGCTGTGCTTGTCGGCTGATGAACGCGGACGCACCCCACATCGCCAATTGAAGCTTTTGAAGCTGGCCTACGAAGCTTTGGGACAAACACTGGATCAGTCCGTATCGCCGTCGATGCCCACTTCACCGGCGAGTCGACCTCGGCATTCGCAAAATGGCCATGTCGCCATGCAAAACGGGCATGCCACCAGCGTACCTGTCAGCGCGGCCACGACCTTGCAAACGCAACAACAACCGACATTTGAGGTGGTCGACGTCACTCGCCGCAGCCGACGACAAGCGGACCAATGTGCCGATCCGCAAAACGACGCAAGCAACATGAATTCCATGTTGGCAACACCAGTCAGCAGCAATGGTTCGGCATCGCAGGCTACGATCGATTCACCGATTGCGCCCCCTTCGCCGGCGACCGTGGCTCCGACCAAGGCTGCGAACGCGATGGCGTCACCAGCTTCCACGGCAACCGATCTTCAACGTATGCAATCAGCTCGATCCTTCTTGTTCGATTTGGTGGTCGATCTGACGGGTTACGATCCGGAAGTCATCGAATTTGATGCGGACCTGGAAGCGGAGCTTGGCGTCGACAGCATCAAAAAGGCTCAACTGATCGGCGAGATTGTGCAGTGGGGCAACTTGGAGGTGGATACGCAATCCATGCGTCTGGCTCAGTTCGCTTCGCTGAACGACATTTTGCAGTTGGTCGGTGATCCCTCATCCATTGAGAACGCACCGGAACCTTCCACCGCGTACTCGAACCAGGCGTCGCCTGGAACAGAAGAATTGCCACTACCAGAAAGCGGGTCTGATCTGGCGGACTCGCTGAAGCGATTGATGATTGATCTGGTCGTTGACCAAACCGGTTACGACGAAGACATCATCGACATGGACGCGGATCTGGAAGCCGAACTGGGAATTGACAGCATCAAGCGGGCTCAGCTGCTGGGCGAGCTGGAGCAACAGTACGAACTGCAATCGCTCCGCCAATCCAACTTGAAACTGTCGGACTTCCCCACGTTGTCTTCGATCCACACGTTTGTGATGGACCAAATCGAAGGGCGGGAACCATCCAGCGAAAAAAAAAACGCCTCGCTGAACGAACGCCCCACCGCTGAATCAGGCGAACAGGACGCTCCCGCCACGGGCACTCATCGATTTGTGATGCGAACCCGAAAGGCCAATCGCCGTGACGGAATGCCAACATCGCCGAACCTCAACGGTGCGGCATTGATTCTGGGCGACAACGACGTTGCGGATTCTTTGGCGCGACGATGTCTTGAGCAAGGCGTTGAGGTCTATCATCTGAATCGCCCATCATCGATGGAAGCTTTGGATGCGGAGCTGGATCGGATTTGGCAGATCGAGCCGACTCCGCATTTGTTCCTGACCACACCGCATGACGCCGGTGCGTGTTGGTCCACGTTCGATGTGGAATCATGGCGTCAACGGCACGCCGATGCATTGGCCACTCCCTATCGCGTTTGCCAGCGTTGGATGCAGCACATGATCGATGACGACCGAATGAGTCAATCGTCGCTGGTCACCACACTGAAACTGGGCGGCGAATTCGGCTTCGACGCGATGACATCGGCGGCTCAGTCGAACGTCGCCATTCACAGTCGGTCCGCAGAGTCGGGTGGTTTGGCCGGTCTGACCAAAGCGATGCTGATCGAAGCTTGGATGCGAGGCTTCCGAGACACACCGATGCTGGTCGTGGAAGGCATCGATGGTTCCTCCGCCGACGAAATAGCCGATGGCGTCTTTCGCGAATTGGCCGTGCCTTCGTATGACGAAGAAGTCGCTGTCCAAGGTCAAGAACGTATTGCGACGCGAGCCGTTTACCAACCGTTGGACATTTCATCACAACAGACACCACGGCTGACTCGGGGCGGCAATTGGGTTGTTGCTGGTGGCGGTCGCGGCATCACGGCGATGACCGCCATGGAGCTCGCTCAGCGTCACGATTTGAAGCTGCACCTGCTTGGCATGGCTCCCGTTCCGCAAATCGATGCGGAGATGCGTGCCCATGCCAAGCGTGATCGGGCGGATCTTCGTCGCGTGGTGATGGCGCGCATCCAAAAAGAAGGTGGCAACCCGGTTAAAACTTGGCGTCAGCTCGAAAAGGCGATCGAAATCGACCTGACGTTGGAAGAGTGCCGCGAACGATCGATTCAGGCCACTTATCACAGTGTGAATGTCTCCGACGCCGAAGCTGTCCAAGCCGCGTTGTCAAAGATCCGTTCGACCGACGGCCCGATTCGCGGCGTGATCCAGGGTGCAGGTTCAGGACAAGACGCACGCTTCGATCGCAAGCGTCCAGATAAGGTCGCTCAGTGCTTCAGTGCCAAAGTCGACGGCACCATTTCGCTTGCCGCCGCGACACAGAACGATCCATTGGAATGGTTCATCGGCTACGGTTCGATTAGCGGACGTTTTGGCGCCAACGGGCACACCGATTATTCGGCCGCCAATGACATGCTTGCCAAGCTGATCGGGCGACTGCGCCAGCAACGGCCACAAACCCGTTGCGTGACTTTTCATTGGCACGCTTGGGGTGATGTCGGCATGGCAACCAAACCCGAAGCCAAATTGGCGCTCGACATGATCGGCATGGAATTCATGCCGGCGGAAGAAGGCCTGCAGCATTTCCTTCGCGAAGTGGAACATGGTGGGAACGAAGCTGAGGTCCTGATCACGGACCGACGTTATGTCCGGAAGTTCTTTCCGTCGGAGTCTTCACGCTGGATCGAGTCTCCCGATCGTCCTTCCCCGATGCTTGATCCGACCGAGCGGATGGACGACTCAAACCCAGAAACTTTCGCAGTCACGCTTCATCCTCAGAACGATTTGTTTCTAAAAGATCACTTGGTGGTGGGACGGCCAACGCTGCCTTTCGTGATGGCGATTGAAATGCTGGCCGAGGCCGCCCGTTGGAACTCTTCACAGCAAGTCACTCGATGTCGCGATGTGGTGGCATCCATGCCTCTCAAATTTGCGACGGACGATCCGTTGGCAATTGAGATTCTGAAAAGCGATGCCAGTTCATCCGACCGCTGGTCCTTGGTCAGTGACCTTCGCCGAAAAGATGGCCGATTGGTTCAGTCACGGCGTCAACATTTCTCGGCAGCGTTTGATTTGGGATCGCCAACCACCAAACGCGGTTCGATTGAAGTTGCACGGGTTGAAGAGTTGCCCGTTCCCTACGTCGACGAAACCGCGCCGGTCTATCATGGGCCATCGCTTCAGTGCTTGAGAAGCATTGGCTTCCTGAACGTTGCCGGCAGTGCCACCGCAACGTCCACCGACAAACCAGTGGCCGTCGGCACCATCGTCGCACCGAGCCCAGCACACCTTGCTGGCGAATCTCGACCGCTGATGGGATGGGTTCTGTCGCCCGCAACGATGGATGCGGTGCTTTACGCTGCGGGAATGCTCGCCTACCGAGTGGGCGGCAACCCCAGCCTGCCGATTTCTTTCGACACCATCGACTTTGGCCGACTGCCTGATCCTGGCGAACCGCTCCGAGTCCAGGTTCGATGGGAAGAAGACATTCCTGGCAAAGGTCCGGAATCCGCAGCGGGCGGACGATTGTCGGCGTTGCTTCTGGGGCAAAACCAAGACGTGATTTTGCAGTTGCATGGATACCGAGTTGGTTGGTTGCGTTAG